From the Ruminiclostridium josui JCM 17888 genome, one window contains:
- a CDS encoding class II glutamine amidotransferase: MLLKEGQVRIPSGCAISGMFSREGRRISGQDIVKSIAVMHDRSNGLGGGFAGYGIYPEYKELYAFHVFFDSNEAREDAERFINRHFDVVNLSRIPTRKHPRITDAPLIWRYFVSPLHSKLEESQLEEKEYVARCVIKINTRIDGAYVFSSGKNMGVFKAVGFPEDVGEFYKLEEYDGYCWTAHGRYPTNTPGWWGGAHPFSLLDYTIVHNGEISSYDANRRFMEMFGYKCSLLTDTEVITYIFDYLNRRQGISLEDCASIIAAPFWSEIDKMPQDMKEKFTAIRNVYASLLITGPFSIILGYEGGMMALNDRLKLRSMVAAEKGDLVLVASEESAIRIIHPEVDRIWSPKGGEPVIATLSGGEI, from the coding sequence ATGTTATTGAAAGAAGGTCAGGTAAGAATACCATCTGGTTGTGCAATTTCAGGAATGTTCAGCAGGGAAGGTAGACGCATCTCAGGTCAGGATATAGTAAAATCAATAGCGGTTATGCACGATCGCTCCAACGGCTTAGGAGGAGGATTTGCAGGCTATGGTATTTACCCTGAATATAAAGAACTTTATGCATTTCATGTATTCTTTGACAGTAATGAGGCAAGAGAAGATGCCGAAAGATTCATAAACAGACATTTTGATGTGGTCAATTTAAGCAGAATTCCTACAAGAAAACATCCAAGAATAACTGATGCTCCCCTTATATGGAGATATTTTGTATCACCTCTTCACAGCAAGCTTGAGGAAAGTCAGCTTGAGGAAAAGGAATATGTTGCAAGGTGTGTTATAAAGATAAACACAAGAATTGATGGTGCATATGTATTTTCCAGTGGTAAAAACATGGGAGTATTCAAAGCAGTAGGTTTTCCCGAGGATGTTGGAGAGTTCTATAAGCTTGAGGAATACGATGGTTACTGTTGGACTGCACATGGCAGATATCCTACAAATACTCCTGGCTGGTGGGGAGGAGCACATCCATTTTCACTTCTGGACTATACAATAGTACACAACGGAGAAATATCTTCATATGATGCCAACAGACGTTTTATGGAAATGTTCGGATACAAATGTTCCCTTCTTACTGATACAGAAGTAATAACATATATCTTCGATTATCTGAACAGAAGACAGGGTATATCCCTGGAAGATTGTGCATCCATAATAGCTGCTCCTTTTTGGTCTGAAATAGACAAAATGCCTCAGGATATGAAAGAGAAATTTACAGCAATAAGAAATGTTTATGCAAGTCTTCTTATAACAGGTCCTTTCTCAATAATATTGGGATATGAAGGCGGAATGATGGCGCTGAATGACAGATTGAAACTTCGCTCCATGGTTGCTGCAGAAAAAGGAGACCTTGTACTTGTAGCCAGCGAAGAGAGTGCTATCAGGATTATACATCCAGAGGTAGATAGAATCTGGAGCCCAAAAGGCGGAGAACCAGTAATTGCAACGTTATCAGGGGGTGAAATCTAA
- a CDS encoding methyl-accepting chemotaxis protein, with amino-acid sequence MKSSSYIISSCLLFLASTFLVCFSGINFYIKLILNLIVFAVYFIVTRKLIQGKFKQYTDRIKKLKRDLKKFNFEVQVTSSQISSVSENISVTLDENNEFAKYVYDEVKEMSNKNEHVYNSITNTLSEVKNIVDLLNNAKDITSQMIKKSSISKDTVRLSLEEIMQIVKTIDSIHESSNKTLANMERLQKTSGEIEHILETVSSISKQTQLLALNATIESARAGEHGKGFAVVAAEIHKLADNTGKSVEEIGALIKSIHGEVGSVYTVVRENASRVDEGISATKSIEKYLEKIDSSFNDVFGMMDKINSLSQQEVLIAQNVGNQIRDVEDVLSATLRSVDDVCESVHQQKKNIEEISSMGIRLNEASSTLSELFSGEAEDVEALSNDAMDKAKNSLSIIHEELCSKSEIINSKDSAIHEEILRDFKDKYPFVEAVWTNDKKGRFICSLPKAGIANANVREWFKRSIKGENFVSSIYISAITRNPCITVSSPIMSNTGEIVGVVGIDINIH; translated from the coding sequence ATGAAAAGCTCTTCCTACATAATTTCAAGCTGTCTGTTATTTCTGGCATCAACTTTTTTAGTATGTTTTTCAGGGATAAATTTTTATATTAAGCTAATATTGAATCTTATTGTATTTGCAGTTTACTTTATAGTTACTCGGAAACTTATTCAGGGAAAATTCAAGCAATATACTGACAGAATTAAAAAATTGAAAAGAGACCTGAAAAAATTTAATTTTGAAGTTCAGGTTACCTCAAGTCAGATTTCATCCGTATCTGAAAATATTTCGGTAACATTAGACGAAAACAATGAATTTGCAAAATATGTTTATGACGAAGTTAAGGAAATGTCAAACAAGAATGAACATGTATATAATAGTATTACCAATACCCTTTCTGAAGTCAAAAACATTGTGGATTTGTTAAATAACGCAAAAGATATAACAAGTCAAATGATTAAAAAAAGCTCAATTTCCAAGGATACAGTCAGATTGAGTCTTGAAGAAATAATGCAGATTGTCAAGACAATTGACAGTATCCACGAATCCTCAAATAAAACTCTTGCAAATATGGAGAGACTTCAAAAAACCTCTGGGGAGATTGAGCATATTCTTGAAACTGTCAGCAGTATTTCAAAGCAAACTCAGCTTCTGGCATTAAACGCAACCATTGAATCTGCCCGTGCCGGGGAACATGGAAAGGGCTTCGCTGTGGTGGCAGCTGAAATTCATAAACTTGCTGACAATACAGGTAAATCTGTGGAAGAAATAGGAGCACTGATTAAATCCATTCATGGAGAAGTCGGAAGCGTATATACTGTTGTAAGGGAAAACGCCTCTAGAGTTGATGAAGGTATTTCTGCAACAAAAAGCATTGAAAAATATTTGGAAAAAATCGATTCTTCATTTAACGATGTATTTGGCATGATGGACAAAATAAATTCATTATCCCAACAGGAGGTTCTCATTGCACAGAACGTAGGAAATCAGATTAGAGATGTGGAAGATGTTTTGTCTGCAACTTTACGCTCGGTGGATGATGTTTGTGAATCAGTGCACCAGCAAAAAAAGAATATAGAGGAGATATCCTCTATGGGCATACGGCTTAACGAAGCCTCCTCTACTCTATCTGAATTATTTTCTGGTGAAGCAGAAGATGTTGAAGCTCTTAGCAACGACGCTATGGACAAGGCAAAAAACTCTCTTTCAATTATTCATGAGGAACTTTGTTCAAAAAGTGAAATCATAAACTCTAAAGATAGCGCAATCCATGAAGAAATTTTAAGAGATTTTAAAGATAAGTATCCTTTTGTAGAGGCAGTATGGACAAATGATAAAAAAGGCCGTTTTATATGCTCCTTACCAAAAGCAGGAATTGCAAATGCAAATGTCCGTGAATGGTTCAAAAGGAGTATTAAAGGTGAAAATTTTGTTTCCTCAATATATATTTCTGCCATAACCAGAAATCCTTGTATTACAGTTTCCTCTCCTATTATGTCCAATACAGGTGAAATCGTTGGAGTAGTAGGTATTGATATAAATATTCATTGA
- the gatA gene encoding Asp-tRNA(Asn)/Glu-tRNA(Gln) amidotransferase subunit GatA → MDITKLTIKEARGLLDNKEISAVELTRMYLDRINLLDDKVGSYLSVTEDMALEHAQQAQNIIDSGKSSLLTGIPLSIKDNICIEGTKTTCASKMLEDFVSPYTATAVSKLLADNAVILGKTNLDEFAMGGSTENSAFKTTKNPFDLTRVPGGSSGGSAACVSASLALGSLGSDTGGSVRQPASFCGVVGMKPTYGLVSRYGLVAFASSFDQIGPIAKTVEDCAIILDSICGNDSKDATSLKYEKDSSYSSSVSGDIKGFKIGLPKEYLTEGLNAEVKESLYKSIDKLESMGAKIEEFSMPVLKHAVPAYYLMSSAEASSNLSRYDGVKYSYRADNCKSFNELIGKSRAEGFGKEVKRRILLGTYALASGYYDAYYKKALKLRTLISNGFNEAFSKYDVVLHPTAPETAFKIGQNTNNPLTMYLADIYTVAVNIAGLPSISVPCGYDSKGLPIGLSFTGKPLGEKDIFRAAANFEAEFADKFRVPAI, encoded by the coding sequence ATGGATATAACCAAGTTAACCATTAAAGAAGCCAGGGGGCTTCTTGATAATAAAGAAATAAGTGCTGTAGAACTCACTCGTATGTATTTGGACAGAATTAATTTACTTGATGATAAAGTAGGGTCCTATCTTTCAGTTACTGAAGATATGGCTCTGGAACATGCCCAACAGGCACAGAATATCATAGATAGCGGTAAATCATCCTTGCTTACAGGTATTCCACTAAGTATAAAAGATAACATATGTATTGAAGGAACAAAAACTACATGTGCTTCAAAAATGCTTGAGGACTTTGTTTCCCCATATACAGCAACGGCAGTAAGCAAGCTTCTGGCAGACAATGCAGTTATTCTTGGAAAAACTAATTTGGATGAATTTGCCATGGGAGGTTCTACGGAAAATTCTGCATTTAAGACAACAAAAAACCCCTTTGACTTAACAAGAGTCCCCGGTGGTTCTTCAGGCGGTTCTGCTGCCTGTGTATCTGCTTCTTTAGCCCTTGGTTCTCTTGGTTCTGATACAGGTGGTTCAGTAAGACAGCCTGCCTCCTTTTGTGGGGTTGTTGGTATGAAACCTACTTATGGATTGGTTTCAAGATATGGTTTAGTGGCTTTTGCATCCTCCTTTGACCAGATTGGCCCCATAGCTAAAACCGTTGAGGATTGTGCAATAATTCTGGACAGTATCTGCGGAAATGATTCCAAAGATGCTACTTCCTTAAAATACGAAAAGGATTCAAGCTACAGTTCTTCTGTTTCAGGCGATATAAAAGGGTTTAAGATTGGTTTACCTAAGGAATATCTGACAGAAGGCCTAAACGCCGAAGTAAAGGAGTCACTTTATAAATCCATTGACAAATTAGAGAGTATGGGTGCAAAAATAGAAGAGTTCTCTATGCCGGTATTGAAACACGCCGTACCTGCTTACTATCTTATGTCCTCTGCTGAAGCAAGTTCCAATTTGTCAAGGTATGACGGAGTAAAGTACAGCTATAGAGCCGACAACTGCAAATCCTTTAATGAACTAATCGGCAAATCTAGAGCTGAGGGCTTTGGAAAAGAAGTTAAAAGAAGAATTCTTCTTGGAACTTACGCTCTTGCCTCAGGTTACTACGATGCTTATTACAAAAAAGCTCTCAAGCTTAGAACATTAATAAGTAATGGCTTTAATGAGGCTTTTTCAAAATATGATGTGGTTCTGCACCCTACTGCTCCTGAAACCGCGTTCAAAATAGGGCAGAACACAAATAATCCCCTTACAATGTATCTTGCAGATATTTACACTGTTGCTGTAAATATAGCCGGACTTCCTTCTATATCTGTCCCATGCGGCTACGATTCAAAGGGGCTTCCTATAGGTCTTTCCTTCACAGGCAAGCCGTTAGGAGAAAAAGATATATTCAGGGCTGCTGCGAATTTTGAGGCTGAATTTGCCGATAAGTTCAGAGTTCCCGCAATATAG
- a CDS encoding DUF5104 domain-containing protein — MNIKKIILLFTTIMGLCLGLSSCSSYRAVLARDDEKYGEARFQNIIDALENKDKEGIKKMFSSNALKEAKDIDGGIEYLMKFYKGKLVSKEGAYNASHSKGDGEKTITMKYFYMVTTDEDKFIVFFIDKVYDKKNPDNVGLYMLQIIKLSDREKEFDWGGDKTRCAGIYRPEDNKK, encoded by the coding sequence ATGAATATTAAGAAAATAATATTGTTGTTTACAACTATTATGGGACTTTGTTTAGGATTAAGTTCGTGCAGCTCATACAGAGCTGTATTAGCCAGAGATGATGAAAAATATGGAGAAGCCCGTTTTCAAAATATAATTGATGCACTGGAAAATAAGGATAAAGAAGGAATAAAGAAGATGTTCTCTTCTAATGCCTTAAAAGAAGCTAAGGATATTGACGGTGGTATAGAGTACCTAATGAAGTTTTATAAAGGTAAACTTGTGTCCAAGGAAGGTGCGTATAATGCTTCACACTCAAAAGGTGATGGTGAAAAGACTATTACTATGAAGTATTTCTATATGGTAACAACTGATGAAGATAAGTTTATTGTGTTCTTTATAGACAAAGTATATGATAAAAAAAATCCTGATAATGTGGGATTGTATATGCTGCAAATAATTAAACTCTCAGACAGGGAGAAAGAATTCGACTGGGGAGGGGATAAGACAAGGTGTGCTGGTATTTATCGGCCTGAAGACAATAAAAAATAA
- the gatC gene encoding Asp-tRNA(Asn)/Glu-tRNA(Gln) amidotransferase subunit GatC: MTDSNDYIKYIADLAKLSLDDSEIQSLADDMRDIIGLMDTIKNIDTEHIDATEHISRVTNNLREDNPGDSFETEKILSNSKKTMENCFAIPKMIE; encoded by the coding sequence ATGACTGATTCTAATGATTACATTAAATATATAGCGGATCTTGCAAAATTATCTCTTGATGATAGTGAGATACAGTCATTGGCTGATGATATGCGAGATATTATAGGATTAATGGATACTATTAAAAATATTGATACAGAGCATATTGATGCAACCGAACATATATCCCGAGTAACTAATAATTTGAGGGAAGATAATCCCGGAGACTCGTTTGAAACCGAAAAAATCCTGTCAAATTCAAAAAAGACTATGGAAAATTGTTTTGCTATTCCTAAGATGATTGAATAA
- a CDS encoding glutamine synthetase III, producing the protein MDFRVTEIYGSNVFNDATMRERLPKNTYKSLKKTIDEGLALDITVADVVASAMKDWAIEKGATHFTHWFQPMTGITAEKHDSFISPTNDGKVIMEFTGKDLVKGEPDASSFPSGGLRATFEARGYTAWDCTSPAFVKDGTLYIPTAFCSYTGEVLDKKTPLLRSMEALNKQALRILKLFGNTTATRVTTTVGPEQEYFLIDRDLYKKRKDLIFTGRTLFGNKPPKGQELEDHYFGNIKERVANYMKDLDKELWELGIAAKTKHNEVAPAQHELAPIFTTSNIATDHNQLTMELMQKIALRHNLVCLLHEKPFAGVNGSGKHNNWSMSTNDGQNLLEPGSTPHENVQFLVFLCAVIKAVDDYQDLMRLSVASAGNDHRLGANEAPPAIVSIFLGDQLTDVLNQLENGKAKGKAYNSILETGVASLPKLPKDTTDRNRTSPFAFTGNKFEFRMLGSSASIAGPNFVLNTIVAEVLQKFADTLEGQSDLSSAVTDLISETIKNHKRIIFNGNNYTDEWVAEAESRGLLNLKSTVECIPTFIKDKNVAVFVKHGVLSKSEIESRYEILLENYIKTINIEACTMISMAKTQLLPAAFKFSKDLSDTINSVKATGMSVEVSAQSSVLKELSPVLSSFSSNINALKKAVEKASAEDTSALKQAEAFSKIVVPAMEALRADADKLEAIIPKDLYPFPSYAELLFNI; encoded by the coding sequence ATGGATTTTCGTGTTACAGAAATTTATGGAAGTAATGTATTTAATGATGCAACTATGCGTGAACGTCTTCCCAAAAATACCTATAAATCATTAAAGAAGACTATTGATGAAGGTTTAGCATTGGATATTACAGTAGCTGACGTAGTTGCAAGTGCAATGAAGGATTGGGCTATAGAGAAGGGTGCAACTCATTTCACCCACTGGTTCCAGCCAATGACTGGTATCACAGCTGAAAAACATGACTCTTTCATTTCGCCTACAAATGACGGTAAGGTTATTATGGAATTTACAGGTAAGGACCTTGTAAAAGGTGAACCTGATGCATCCTCCTTCCCTTCCGGTGGACTTAGAGCAACTTTTGAAGCCAGAGGCTATACTGCTTGGGACTGTACTTCACCAGCCTTCGTTAAAGATGGCACTTTATATATCCCAACTGCTTTTTGCTCATATACTGGAGAAGTTCTAGATAAAAAGACTCCTTTGCTCCGCTCAATGGAAGCTCTCAATAAACAGGCTCTTAGAATTCTAAAACTCTTTGGAAACACTACTGCAACAAGGGTTACAACTACTGTTGGACCTGAGCAGGAATACTTCTTGATTGACAGAGATTTATATAAAAAGAGAAAAGACTTGATCTTTACAGGAAGAACTCTTTTCGGCAATAAACCACCAAAAGGACAGGAACTTGAAGACCATTACTTTGGAAACATTAAGGAAAGAGTTGCAAACTACATGAAGGATCTTGATAAAGAACTGTGGGAACTGGGAATTGCAGCTAAAACAAAGCATAATGAAGTTGCGCCTGCTCAGCACGAATTGGCTCCTATATTCACAACTTCAAACATAGCAACCGACCACAATCAGCTGACTATGGAGCTTATGCAGAAAATAGCTCTCAGACACAATCTTGTATGCCTTCTCCACGAGAAACCATTTGCAGGTGTAAACGGTTCAGGTAAGCACAACAACTGGTCAATGTCCACAAATGACGGTCAAAACCTGTTGGAGCCCGGATCTACTCCTCATGAAAATGTTCAGTTCCTTGTTTTCCTGTGTGCAGTTATTAAGGCTGTTGACGATTATCAGGATTTAATGCGTCTTTCAGTAGCATCAGCCGGAAACGACCACAGACTAGGTGCAAATGAGGCTCCGCCTGCTATAGTTTCAATTTTCCTTGGAGATCAATTAACAGATGTCCTCAATCAGCTTGAAAACGGAAAAGCTAAGGGCAAAGCTTACAACTCTATTCTTGAAACCGGTGTTGCAAGCTTGCCAAAGCTTCCTAAAGATACAACTGACCGTAACAGAACATCACCATTTGCATTTACTGGTAACAAATTTGAATTCAGAATGCTTGGGTCTTCAGCTTCTATAGCTGGTCCGAACTTTGTACTAAATACAATAGTTGCTGAAGTACTTCAAAAGTTTGCTGACACTCTGGAGGGACAAAGCGATCTTTCTAGTGCAGTTACAGATTTAATATCTGAAACTATCAAAAATCACAAGCGTATAATTTTCAACGGCAACAACTATACAGATGAATGGGTTGCAGAAGCAGAAAGCAGAGGATTACTCAATCTCAAGTCAACTGTTGAATGTATACCTACATTCATAAAAGACAAAAACGTAGCTGTTTTTGTTAAGCATGGAGTTCTAAGTAAATCGGAAATTGAATCAAGATATGAAATTTTACTTGAAAACTATATTAAGACAATTAACATTGAAGCTTGTACTATGATATCAATGGCTAAAACTCAACTTCTTCCTGCTGCGTTTAAGTTCAGCAAGGATTTATCCGATACAATTAACTCCGTAAAAGCTACCGGAATGTCAGTTGAAGTATCAGCACAATCCTCTGTTCTTAAAGAATTATCACCAGTATTAAGCTCCTTCTCTTCAAACATAAACGCTTTGAAGAAAGCTGTAGAAAAAGCAAGTGCTGAAGACACAAGTGCATTAAAACAGGCAGAGGCATTCAGTAAAATTGTAGTGCCTGCCATGGAAGCATTGAGAGCTGATGCAGATAAACTGGAAGCAATCATTCCAAAAGATTTGTATCCATTCCCTAGCTATGCTGAATTGCTTTTTAATATATAG
- the asnB gene encoding asparagine synthase (glutamine-hydrolyzing): MCSILGLVNFKDGTKSISKETLEVMRLTTNHRGPDQHGFFRDDYVCFGHNRLAVIDVANGLQPMTAVFEGKSYTIVYNGELYNSNELRSELENLGVEFKTHCDTEVLLYSYILWGMGCSEKLNGIFAFAVYDDDKKQIYLSRDRMGVKPFFYTFIGDTLIFSSEVKAILKHPQIKAELDSEGIWQLLYLSPMRPSNNGIFKNIFEISPGFHGIYNHNGLELRKYWSLQAYELEDSESTIVEKTKFYLTDAIQRQLISDVPLCTFLSGGLDSSVVTAVARADKKNGDLLSTYSFEYEGNKQHFTSTSFQPESDDSYAVWLSEYLGTDHTVLTVSQQSIADLLYDAVKFRDYPGMADIDSSLLYYCKQIKKRHTVALSGECADEIFGGYPWFYKPEMLHRNFFPWIHDPESRIYLFADDFAKPKQGMDFVNQMYRDSVNACPLTGNETEEMKTARLANWLSVNWFMVSLLERKDIKEKHQILNTISISSPYTVFLSMNLSCIFV; the protein is encoded by the coding sequence ATGTGCTCAATTCTTGGTTTGGTAAATTTTAAAGATGGTACAAAAAGCATCTCTAAGGAAACCCTTGAAGTCATGAGGCTTACTACTAATCACAGAGGCCCTGATCAACACGGTTTTTTCAGAGATGACTATGTTTGCTTTGGTCATAACAGGCTTGCCGTTATTGATGTTGCCAACGGCTTACAACCTATGACAGCAGTTTTTGAAGGTAAATCCTATACTATTGTTTACAACGGAGAACTATATAATTCAAATGAATTACGCTCTGAGCTCGAAAATCTAGGAGTGGAATTTAAAACCCACTGCGATACTGAGGTTTTGCTTTATTCATACATCCTTTGGGGTATGGGCTGCTCGGAAAAACTAAATGGTATTTTTGCCTTTGCAGTTTATGATGATGATAAAAAACAGATTTATCTATCCCGAGACAGAATGGGAGTAAAACCGTTTTTTTATACTTTTATCGGAGATACTTTAATTTTCTCCTCAGAAGTAAAAGCAATATTAAAACATCCTCAGATTAAAGCAGAGCTTGACAGTGAAGGTATTTGGCAACTGTTATATCTCTCTCCTATGCGCCCGTCCAATAACGGTATTTTCAAAAACATTTTTGAAATCTCACCCGGCTTTCACGGAATTTATAACCATAATGGACTTGAATTACGCAAATACTGGTCCTTGCAGGCTTATGAGCTAGAGGACAGTGAAAGTACTATTGTAGAAAAAACAAAATTTTATCTCACAGATGCAATTCAAAGACAGCTGATTTCTGATGTACCCTTGTGTACCTTTTTGTCAGGAGGACTTGATTCTTCCGTAGTAACAGCTGTTGCCCGGGCTGATAAGAAAAACGGGGATTTATTATCCACCTATTCCTTTGAATATGAAGGAAATAAGCAGCACTTTACCTCTACAAGCTTCCAGCCCGAAAGCGATGACAGTTATGCAGTATGGCTAAGTGAGTATCTTGGCACAGACCATACAGTTCTTACTGTAAGCCAGCAAAGTATCGCAGACCTCCTTTATGATGCAGTAAAATTTAGAGACTATCCAGGTATGGCGGACATAGACTCCTCTCTTCTTTATTATTGCAAGCAGATTAAAAAAAGACATACTGTTGCTTTGAGCGGTGAATGTGCTGATGAAATATTCGGCGGATATCCATGGTTCTATAAACCAGAAATGCTCCATCGCAACTTTTTCCCATGGATACATGACCCTGAATCAAGAATTTACCTGTTTGCTGATGATTTTGCAAAACCAAAGCAAGGTATGGATTTTGTAAATCAGATGTACCGTGACAGTGTAAATGCATGTCCTCTTACCGGAAATGAAACCGAGGAAATGAAAACTGCAAGGCTGGCAAATTGGCTTTCTGTAAACTGGTTTATGGTATCTCTACTTGAGCGAAAAGATATAAAAGAAAAACATCAAATTTTAAATACTATTTCTATTTCTTCACCATATACTGTCTTTTTATCTATGAATTTGTCTTGCATATTTGTATAA
- the gatB gene encoding Asp-tRNA(Asn)/Glu-tRNA(Gln) amidotransferase subunit GatB produces the protein MKYIPTIGLEIHSELSTKSKIFCDCPVSFGGEPNTRCCPVCTGMPGTLPVLNKQAVEYTVMAGLALNCKINEFSKMDRKNYFYPDLPKAYQISQFDLPICKDGGLTINTPDGEKFIRIERIHLEEDAGKLLHDSYDRYSLADYNRCGVPLIEIVTKPDLSSPEEARDFVEKVRLMLLYSGVSDCRMEEGSLRADVNVSIRPVGTDELGTRTEMKNINSIKAIARAIEYEINRQSELLDEGLKITQETRRWDDSKGESKPLRSKENAHDYRYFPEPDIVPITFTSEDIERLKKSLPELPDKRFERYTKVYGINPTDANLLLTSVSLSDFFEATAAESGNPKTAANFIVVEVLRRLNDNCMAPEDIPFDGKLLGRLIKMMDSDEITSNNAKKVLAEMFETGKEPEAIIAEKGYKVINDTAEVENTVKEILSVNKKAVAEYLEGKEKTFGFLMGQCSRALAGRGNPKVIQEILRSELNKLKS, from the coding sequence ATGAAATACATCCCTACTATAGGTTTGGAAATACATTCAGAGTTATCTACAAAATCGAAAATTTTCTGCGATTGTCCCGTTAGTTTCGGTGGTGAGCCAAATACAAGGTGTTGTCCAGTATGTACAGGAATGCCCGGAACTTTGCCAGTTCTTAATAAGCAAGCAGTTGAATATACTGTAATGGCTGGCTTGGCCTTAAACTGCAAGATAAATGAATTTTCGAAAATGGACAGAAAAAATTACTTTTATCCTGATTTACCTAAGGCTTACCAGATATCGCAATTTGATCTTCCTATCTGCAAAGATGGCGGATTGACTATAAATACGCCTGATGGCGAAAAATTTATAAGAATTGAAAGAATTCATTTAGAGGAAGATGCCGGAAAGCTCCTTCATGACAGCTATGACAGATACAGTCTCGCTGATTATAACCGTTGCGGAGTTCCTCTAATAGAAATTGTAACTAAACCTGATTTGTCTTCCCCAGAGGAAGCAAGAGACTTTGTTGAAAAAGTTCGCTTGATGCTCCTCTACTCCGGTGTATCCGACTGCCGTATGGAGGAAGGTTCTTTGAGAGCCGATGTTAATGTTTCCATTAGACCCGTTGGTACTGATGAACTTGGCACAAGAACAGAAATGAAAAATATCAACTCCATAAAGGCTATTGCAAGAGCTATTGAATATGAAATCAACAGACAGTCAGAACTTCTGGATGAAGGCTTAAAAATAACTCAGGAAACAAGACGTTGGGATGACAGTAAAGGAGAAAGCAAACCTCTAAGGAGCAAGGAAAATGCTCATGACTATAGATATTTTCCCGAACCGGATATTGTGCCTATCACATTTACAAGTGAGGATATTGAGAGATTGAAAAAATCTCTTCCGGAGCTGCCAGACAAGAGATTTGAAAGATATACTAAAGTATATGGAATTAACCCGACTGATGCAAACCTGCTGCTGACTTCTGTAAGCCTTTCTGATTTCTTTGAAGCTACTGCAGCTGAATCAGGTAATCCTAAAACAGCCGCTAATTTTATAGTTGTTGAAGTTTTGAGAAGGCTCAATGACAACTGTATGGCACCTGAGGATATTCCATTTGACGGCAAGCTGTTAGGAAGACTTATAAAGATGATGGACAGTGATGAGATTACTTCAAACAACGCCAAGAAGGTATTGGCAGAAATGTTTGAAACAGGTAAGGAGCCTGAAGCTATTATAGCTGAAAAGGGTTACAAAGTAATAAATGATACAGCTGAAGTTGAAAACACTGTTAAAGAGATACTATCTGTTAACAAAAAAGCTGTTGCAGAATATCTTGAAGGTAAGGAAAAAACTTTTGGATTTTTGATGGGCCAATGTTCAAGGGCCTTGGCTGGCAGGGGTAATCCTAAAGTAATTCAGGAGATTCTCAGAAGCGAGTTAAATAAGCTTAAAAGCTAA